Part of the Roseomonas sp. OT10 genome, CGAGGCCTCGGCCGACAAGTACCACGGCGTGCAGAAGTTCAACGTCGTCACGGGCGAGCAGCAGAAGGCCCCGCCCGGCCCGCCCGCCTATACCAAGGTCTTCGCGAACGCCCTGATCGCCGAGGCGGAGCACGACCCGCGCATCGTGGCCGTCACCGCCGCCATGCCCTCCGGCACGGGGCTCGATGCCTTCGGCAAGCGCTTCCCCGACCGCACCTTCGACGTGGGCATCGCCGAGCAGCACGCCGTCACCTTCGCCGCCGGCATGGCGACGGAAGGGATGCGGCCCTTCTGCGCGATCTACTCGACCTTCCTCCAGCGCGCCTACGACCAGGTGATGCACGACGTGGCGCTGCAGAACCTGCCCGTCCGCTTCGCGCTCGACCGCGCCGGTCTGGTGGGCGCCGATGGCGCGACGCATGCGGGCGCCTACGACATCGCCTATCTCGGCTGCCTGCCGAACATGGTGCTGATGGCGCCGGCCGACGAGGTGGAGCTGGTCCACATGACCGCCACCGCCGCCGCCCACGATGCCGGCCCCATCGCCTTCCGCTACCCGCGCGGCGAGGGCACCGGCCTCGCCCTGCCGGCGCGGGGCGAGGTGCTGCCGATCGGCAAGGGCCGCATCCTGCGCGAGGGGACGGCGGTGGCCATCCTCTCCTATGGCACCCGGCTCGCCGAGGCCCTGCTGGCCGCCGAGGAGCTGGCGACGCAGGGCCTGTCCTGCACCGTGGCCGATGCCCGATTCGCCAAGCCGCTCGATACCGCGTTGGTGGAGCAGCTCGCGCGGCACCACGCCGTGCTGCTGACCGTGGAGGAAGGGGCGACCGGCGGCTTCGGCAGCATGGTGGCGCACCACCTCGCCTGGGCCGGGCTGCTGGACAGCGGGCTGCGCTTCCGGCCGATGACGCTGCCGGACCGCTACATCGACCACAACGCCCCGAAGCGGCAGTACGAGGAGGCGGGGCTGAGCGCCGCCCAGATCGCCCAGGCGGCGCGCGATGCGCTGGGCCGGGACAGCGGGGCGCGGCCCGCCCGCGCGTGAGCGGCCGGCCGGCACCGGGGATCGCCCCCCGCGCCGGGCGGCCGGCGCTATGCTGCGATCCGACATGCTGCGATCCGACCCGAGGGAGGATGCCGTGCCGCAATCCCTAGCCGGCCCGGCCGCGGCCGCCGCCCCGAAGCCCGCGAAGCAGCGGGCCGACCAGATGCTGGTGGATCGCGGCCTGGCGGAGAGCCGCACCCGCGCGCAGGCGCTGATCCTGGCGGGCAAGGTCTTCTCGGGCGAGGCGCGGGTGGACAAGCCCGGCCAGGTGCTGAAGCCGGACACGCCGCTGGAGGTGCGCGGCCAGGACCATCCCTGGGTCTCGCGCGGCGGCATCAAGCTGGCCCACGCCCTGGCGCATTTCGGGCTGGACCCGAAGGCGCGCGTGGCGGTCGATGTCGGCGCCTCGACCGGCGGCTTCACCGACGTGCTGCTGCAATCCGGCGCGGCGAAGGTCTACGCCGTGGATGTCGGCCACGGGCAGCTCGCCTGGAGCCTGCGCCAGGACCCGCGCGTGGTCGTGCTGGAACGCACCAACGCCCGCTGGCTGGACGCGACGCAGGTGCCGGAGCCGGTGGGCGCCGTCGTCTGCGACGCCTCCTTCATCGGCCTGCGCACCGTCCTCCCGGCGGCGCTGGCGCTGGCGGAGCCGGGCGCCTGGGCGGCCGCCCTGATCAAGCCGCAGTTCGAGGCAGGGCCGGGGCAGGTGGGGAAGGGGGGCGTGGTGCGCGACCCGAACGTCCATCGCGCGGTCTGCGAGACGATCCGGCGCTGGTGGTCGGCGCTGCCGGGCTGGACGGTGCTGGGGGTGACGGAAAGCCCGATCACCGGGCCGGAGGGGAACCGCGAGTTCCTGATCGCCGCCATGCGCGGCTGAGCCGCCGCCCGGCGCAGGGGCGGCGGGCGGTCAGGCGGAGGGCGGCAGCGCGACCGTAGCCGGCAACGCGGGGATCTCCGGCGGCACGCAGGGCGACACCTCGTCCAGGAGGGTCCAGACGCGGTCCGGGTCCATCCGCGTCTCCGGGTCGTTCAGGAGGCGTTCGAGTTCCAGAAGGCGCTGCTCCAGCTCCGTCTCGGTCATCGGGGGAGGAACCTCCTCGCCAATTTTGCTGCTATGCAGCATATGGTACTGTGTCCCGTATTGCCAAGGATTTCGAAAGTCATCGCACCGTAACGCCGGGGTACCGTGCCGGTTGGGCGCCCGCCTACACGGAGGAGGCGATGGCGGGCAGCAGCGCCGGCAGCCTCGCCTGGGGGTGGGACGGGTTGCGGAAGCGCAGCTCGCCATCCGGCGCGGCGTCCGGCACGGGCAGGTCCAGCATCTCCGCCCGCGAGGCGCAGGAGACGGCGACCAGCGGGCGCGCCTCCGGCCGTGTCAGGAAGCGGCGCACCGCGCCCTCCAGCTCCAGCCGCTCGCGCAGGCCCCGCCACTCGCCGCGCTCCAGGTCGTCCAGGAAGATGGCCAGCAGCGCCGGCCGCGTCCCGCTGAGGCGGCCGGCGGCCGCGGCGGCCAGGCGGCGGCAGACCGCGGCGGAGATGTCGTTCTCCCGCCCCGAGCGCGCGGCGATGACGAAGACGCTGCCGCCGGAAGGATCGCCCGCCACGGCCAGATGCGCCTCCGGCCCGAACTGCGCGCGCAGGCTGCCCGGCAACGCGGCCTGGGCGCCGGCCACCAACAGCGGGTCGAGCTTCAGGATCGCCGCCTGATCGGCATCCTGCCGGCGCTGCGCGGCCAGGAGGGCCATGATCCGCCGGTGCAGTTCCGCGACCTGCTGCGCCTCGCGCAGCCCCTCGGGCAGCGTCACCTTCAGCACGTAGCGGCCGGGATGGGCGGACAGCCAGGTGTGCAGGTCGGGGTTCACCCGGTCCACCAGCGCGCACCAGTCGGTGCGCG contains:
- the dxs gene encoding 1-deoxy-D-xylulose-5-phosphate synthase, whose translation is MPRPRTPLLDRVRVPSDLRNFSGEQLRQVADELRAETIDAVSTTGGHLGASLGVVELTVALHAVFDTPRDRLIWDVGHQAYPHKILTGRRDRIRTLRQPGGLSGFTRRSESEYDPFGAAHSSTSISAGLGMAVARDLKGDDRQVIAVIGDGAMSAGMAYEAMNNAGAMKSRLIVVLNDNDMSIAPPVGALSAYLSRTISSRPFLSVREVMARVAKRFPAPLAKAAERADEYARGMLTGGTLFEELGFYYVGPIDGHDLDHLLPVLRNLRDAEEAHPVLLHVVTQKGKGYAPAEASADKYHGVQKFNVVTGEQQKAPPGPPAYTKVFANALIAEAEHDPRIVAVTAAMPSGTGLDAFGKRFPDRTFDVGIAEQHAVTFAAGMATEGMRPFCAIYSTFLQRAYDQVMHDVALQNLPVRFALDRAGLVGADGATHAGAYDIAYLGCLPNMVLMAPADEVELVHMTATAAAHDAGPIAFRYPRGEGTGLALPARGEVLPIGKGRILREGTAVAILSYGTRLAEALLAAEELATQGLSCTVADARFAKPLDTALVEQLARHHAVLLTVEEGATGGFGSMVAHHLAWAGLLDSGLRFRPMTLPDRYIDHNAPKRQYEEAGLSAAQIAQAARDALGRDSGARPARA
- a CDS encoding TlyA family RNA methyltransferase, which gives rise to MLRSDPREDAVPQSLAGPAAAAAPKPAKQRADQMLVDRGLAESRTRAQALILAGKVFSGEARVDKPGQVLKPDTPLEVRGQDHPWVSRGGIKLAHALAHFGLDPKARVAVDVGASTGGFTDVLLQSGAAKVYAVDVGHGQLAWSLRQDPRVVVLERTNARWLDATQVPEPVGAVVCDASFIGLRTVLPAALALAEPGAWAAALIKPQFEAGPGQVGKGGVVRDPNVHRAVCETIRRWWSALPGWTVLGVTESPITGPEGNREFLIAAMRG
- a CDS encoding peptide chain release factor 1, which encodes MTETELEQRLLELERLLNDPETRMDPDRVWTLLDEVSPCVPPEIPALPATVALPPSA